Proteins found in one Paenibacillus borealis genomic segment:
- a CDS encoding sensor histidine kinase, whose amino-acid sequence MEYTTFIRKWFGRLRFKSKVIAIFLPLLILSLLILGVLSSHLFSRSLIDRTTRNVADESQLILSRTDYILRSAETASNIMVTNINRLYESYPGDQAMPLDKVRFANLMQSRLSTDLSIFREVDAAVFVGTDGTVYPSYTSGGDEGGIASSGMLERVKASDSYGISHWFDMDKRSYLTPDPAVPVLTLGKMVINIDSGEPLGTLFLMVKEEQLSAFLQSSDPAAPKAYYFIDGQERVVAAADKSSLLQPVEPAMAAEIEEDSRPPDAASFSYRDNGNLVTVSHYGRMDWELINVVSLKLLTADVQQNVRLTALVGALCLIFSLFGANFLSRMVASPLERLTRAMRQVVSGDLRPVAAARTEDEIGTIAEAFNFMVGRVGELLDEVTEEQNRKREYELALISAQIKPHFLYNTLDTIYVLNELDRNEEARDTTKALADFYRMVLNKGRELIILEKEARITDDYLAIMQIRYPDVFRYEIDIPPELSGTPIPKLSLQPLVENAIYHGLKKKGSKGFIRIGAGISAGKVIVQVTDNGVGMDGERIAAIMSGSSREDEARSIGTYSVRQRLSLYFGEEYGLTVRSAAGEGTVVELSLPMLANEKRDEQDVQGDDC is encoded by the coding sequence TTGGAATACACAACATTCATCAGAAAATGGTTTGGCCGGCTCCGCTTCAAAAGCAAGGTAATTGCGATATTCCTGCCGCTGCTTATCCTGTCTCTGCTTATTCTGGGCGTACTGTCCAGCCATTTATTCAGCCGTTCCCTGATTGACCGGACTACTCGCAATGTGGCTGATGAATCCCAGCTGATTCTTTCCCGCACGGACTATATCCTCCGCAGTGCAGAGACTGCGTCCAATATTATGGTCACCAACATCAACCGCCTCTACGAGTCTTATCCGGGCGATCAGGCAATGCCGCTGGATAAGGTGCGTTTTGCCAATCTGATGCAGAGCCGTCTATCCACAGACCTGTCGATCTTCCGGGAGGTGGATGCAGCCGTATTCGTCGGCACGGACGGAACGGTATATCCTTCTTATACTTCCGGCGGGGATGAGGGAGGCATTGCGTCAAGCGGAATGCTGGAGCGGGTTAAGGCATCGGACAGCTACGGAATTTCGCATTGGTTCGATATGGACAAACGCAGCTACCTGACGCCTGATCCGGCCGTACCTGTACTCACGCTGGGAAAGATGGTCATCAATATTGATAGCGGCGAGCCCCTAGGTACCCTGTTTCTGATGGTAAAAGAGGAACAGCTGTCGGCATTCCTCCAGTCCAGCGATCCCGCGGCACCGAAGGCTTATTATTTCATAGACGGACAAGAGAGGGTCGTAGCGGCGGCGGACAAGAGCAGCCTGCTGCAGCCGGTAGAGCCGGCGATGGCAGCTGAAATCGAAGAAGACAGCCGTCCGCCGGACGCGGCCAGTTTTTCGTACAGGGACAATGGTAATCTGGTTACGGTCAGCCATTACGGGCGGATGGACTGGGAGCTGATCAATGTGGTCTCGCTTAAGCTGCTGACAGCGGATGTACAGCAGAATGTCAGGCTGACAGCGCTGGTCGGAGCCTTGTGTCTGATCTTTTCCCTGTTCGGGGCAAATTTTCTGTCACGGATGGTTGCAAGCCCCCTGGAGAGACTGACGCGGGCAATGCGCCAGGTGGTGAGCGGTGATCTTCGTCCTGTTGCGGCAGCGAGAACGGAGGACGAGATTGGTACGATTGCCGAGGCGTTCAATTTCATGGTCGGCCGGGTAGGTGAATTGCTGGACGAGGTGACAGAGGAACAGAACCGGAAGCGGGAATATGAACTTGCCCTGATCAGCGCACAGATCAAACCGCATTTTCTGTATAACACGCTGGATACCATATATGTCCTGAACGAGCTGGACCGCAATGAGGAAGCGCGGGATACGACCAAGGCGCTGGCGGATTTCTACCGGATGGTGCTTAACAAAGGCAGGGAGCTTATCATTCTGGAGAAGGAAGCGCGGATTACGGATGATTATCTAGCGATTATGCAGATCCGTTACCCCGATGTGTTCCGCTATGAGATCGATATTCCGCCTGAGCTGTCCGGTACACCAATTCCGAAGCTGTCGCTGCAGCCGCTTGTGGAGAACGCGATATATCATGGTTTGAAGAAGAAAGGGAGCAAGGGCTTTATCCGCATCGGGGCCGGTATTTCAGCAGGCAAGGTCATTGTTCAAGTGACGGATAACGGGGTCGGCATGGACGGGGAACGAATCGCAGCCATCATGTCCGGGAGTTCACGGGAGGACGAGGCCCGGTCGATCGGAACGTACAGTGTCCGCCAGCGGCTCAGCCTGTATTTCGGTGAGGAATACGGCTTGACGGTCCGAAGCGCTGCCGGTGAAGGCACTGTAGTAGAGCTGTCACTGCCAATGCTTGCAAATGAAAAGAGGGATGAGCAGGATGTACAAGGTGATGATTGTTGA
- a CDS encoding carbohydrate ABC transporter permease has product MNSKTAFRSIGQILLQIPLWLYFIVSIYPLFWMISYSLKNNDEIFVTNPFGFPTHFRFENYVNAWTQFNIPRYFMNSFVVSTISTLCILLLALMFAFAVARMQWKFRSAVRTYMIVGMFMPLQVIMIPLAILVRDFHLTNTFGALIIPYIAIGLPFSTMVFYGFLVSIPREIEEAACIDGASIYRLFGRVILPLALPAIATIAIFQFLNNWNEFTLAYILISDENMKTLPLGLLFFQGSYSTDWGAMGAVMTIASIPMVLVYLLLSEQVERAMTVGSAVKG; this is encoded by the coding sequence ATGAATTCAAAAACTGCATTCCGGTCCATCGGCCAAATCCTGCTGCAAATACCGCTATGGCTGTATTTTATCGTATCCATTTATCCGCTGTTCTGGATGATCTCATACTCGCTGAAAAATAATGACGAAATCTTCGTGACCAATCCGTTCGGCTTCCCGACGCACTTCCGATTCGAGAATTATGTGAATGCCTGGACGCAGTTCAATATTCCGCGGTATTTCATGAACAGCTTTGTCGTATCTACTATTTCTACGCTGTGCATTCTTCTTCTGGCGCTAATGTTCGCCTTCGCCGTGGCGCGGATGCAGTGGAAGTTCCGCTCGGCTGTCCGGACGTATATGATTGTCGGGATGTTCATGCCGTTGCAGGTAATCATGATTCCGCTGGCAATTCTGGTCCGCGACTTCCATCTGACCAACACCTTCGGCGCGCTCATCATCCCCTACATTGCTATCGGCCTTCCATTCTCCACGATGGTATTCTATGGTTTCCTGGTGAGCATTCCCCGGGAAATTGAAGAGGCAGCCTGCATTGACGGCGCGAGCATCTACCGCCTGTTCGGCCGGGTTATCCTGCCGCTGGCCCTGCCGGCCATCGCTACGATTGCCATCTTCCAGTTCCTCAATAACTGGAATGAATTCACTTTGGCATATATTCTGATCTCAGACGAGAATATGAAGACACTGCCGCTTGGTCTGCTCTTCTTCCAGGGCTCTTACAGTACCGACTGGGGGGCGATGGGGGCAGTGATGACCATTGCCTCGATTCCGATGGTGCTGGTCTATCTGCTGCTGAGTGAGCAGGTGGAGCGTGCCATGACCGTAGGGTCTGCGGTGAAGGGTTGA
- a CDS encoding carbohydrate ABC transporter permease, with translation MNKYLGNKPALALFLLPALLLYSVILIYPVLQTVLRSFYDWDGLSTATFTGLANYRELFSDPLLSTSLKNGLLFAIVLAVFQIGLGTILALVCANPQIRGRKLLKTAYFIPVVLSVTVVCQLWIAMYDPTNGLVNKLFELLHIPYRQNWLSSPTQSIIAIAFVNAWQFMGYQFSLLYAGVKAVPEDYFEAATIDGCGKWRAHFHVTLPLMRETFKFCFTIAITSGIGAFVQMLIMTNGGPGTTNYTLTFMIYRYAFMESNYGYACAVSVLLVMISLVATLVINKVFDRGQNA, from the coding sequence ATGAATAAATACTTGGGAAACAAACCGGCGCTGGCGCTGTTTCTGCTCCCTGCCCTGTTGTTATACAGTGTCATCCTGATCTATCCGGTCCTGCAGACGGTCCTGCGGAGCTTCTACGACTGGGATGGGCTAAGTACAGCTACCTTCACGGGTCTGGCTAATTACCGTGAGCTGTTCAGCGATCCGCTGTTATCCACTTCGCTGAAGAACGGGCTGCTGTTTGCCATTGTGCTGGCCGTATTCCAGATCGGTCTCGGTACAATTCTGGCGCTCGTCTGTGCCAATCCGCAGATCCGCGGACGCAAGCTGCTGAAGACGGCGTATTTCATCCCTGTAGTGCTCTCCGTTACGGTAGTCTGCCAGCTGTGGATTGCGATGTACGATCCGACGAATGGCCTGGTGAACAAGCTGTTCGAGCTGCTGCACATTCCTTACCGCCAGAACTGGCTTAGCTCACCGACACAGTCTATTATTGCTATTGCTTTTGTAAATGCCTGGCAGTTCATGGGGTATCAATTCTCGCTGCTGTATGCCGGAGTTAAGGCTGTGCCGGAGGATTACTTCGAGGCTGCTACGATTGACGGCTGCGGCAAGTGGCGGGCCCACTTCCATGTAACGCTGCCGCTGATGCGCGAGACTTTCAAATTCTGCTTCACGATTGCCATCACCTCCGGGATCGGCGCATTCGTGCAGATGCTCATTATGACCAACGGGGGTCCGGGGACCACCAACTATACGTTGACCTTCATGATTTACCGTTATGCCTTTATGGAGAGCAATTATGGATATGCCTGCGCAGTATCGGTTCTGCTTGTGATGATCTCGCTTGTGGCTACGCTTGTCATTAACAAGGTATTCGACCGTGGACAGAACGCGTAA
- a CDS encoding substrate-binding domain-containing protein: MATIKDIAREAGVSAATVSRVLNNDLSLAVSDDTRTRVFAVAERLGYKPSRLRQLKRETELSSKAISLLLWCSAEEERDDPYYGSIRRGVELRCEELGIVLGQTLRGRNPLPPLRADDGLIVVGGFDPKEFERLHADKSTTVLVDQYVERLEYDSVRTHFRQAVDQALSHLLALGHRDIAFIGGGGEGERRVHHFSRMMQNQGCYDAGLVRTGGWSSADGYRMMDELLAGATRPTACFAASDPLAVGALRALHDHGVKVPAEMAIVGFDDIEMAAYVQPPLTTVRAYPEQMGKAAVQLLAERFEGREAPSHTIIGTKLIVRETSGGMPE; this comes from the coding sequence TTGGCAACGATTAAAGACATCGCCCGTGAGGCCGGCGTATCCGCCGCCACCGTATCGAGAGTGCTAAATAATGACCTGTCCCTGGCTGTCAGTGACGATACGCGGACCCGTGTGTTTGCGGTCGCAGAGCGGCTTGGCTACAAGCCCTCCCGGTTAAGACAGCTGAAGCGGGAGACCGAGCTGAGCAGCAAGGCTATTTCGCTTCTGCTCTGGTGTTCAGCGGAAGAAGAGCGGGATGATCCGTACTACGGCTCGATCCGCCGCGGTGTTGAGCTGCGCTGCGAGGAGCTGGGGATTGTGCTCGGCCAGACGCTGCGCGGACGTAACCCGCTGCCCCCGCTCCGGGCAGACGATGGCCTTATCGTCGTAGGCGGCTTCGACCCTAAGGAATTCGAAAGGCTGCATGCCGACAAGAGCACGACGGTGCTGGTCGACCAGTACGTGGAACGTCTGGAGTATGACTCCGTACGGACGCATTTCCGTCAGGCTGTCGATCAGGCACTTAGCCATCTGCTTGCCCTTGGCCACCGTGATATTGCCTTCATCGGCGGCGGAGGCGAGGGCGAACGCCGGGTGCATCATTTCAGCCGGATGATGCAGAACCAAGGCTGCTACGATGCCGGACTGGTGCGCACTGGCGGCTGGAGCAGCGCCGACGGTTACCGGATGATGGACGAGCTGCTGGCAGGTGCCACGCGGCCGACGGCCTGCTTCGCGGCCAGTGACCCGCTGGCGGTCGGCGCCCTCCGCGCCCTGCACGACCACGGCGTGAAGGTGCCTGCAGAGATGGCTATCGTTGGCTTCGATGATATCGAGATGGCCGCTTACGTCCAGCCCCCGCTGACAACGGTTCGCGCCTATCCCGAGCAGATGGGCAAAGCGGCCGTCCAGCTGCTCGCCGAGCGGTTCGAAGGTCGCGAAGCGCCTTCGCATACGATTATCGGCACGAAGCTGATCGTCAGGGAGACCAGCGGCGGAATGCCTGAATAA
- a CDS encoding helix-turn-helix domain-containing protein: MIKLLIADDEALVCIGLQSMLKWEQFNIEIVGIAHNGAQEEEMIDTLRPDIVISDIKMPIKSGLEVAGSVRKKYGRLPLFIMLTSYEEFQYARGAIEVQATDYLVKLELTPEALSESIRRAIGILETYQAMESYPKLVHRGNIQAQRDKFFIRLFNNLFENKNQYLLQKEDLDLDLPGAAYLVCTCRILGPDTVPPRGDKLVALCSSTVQMAKDTLSSVSPCYVTSLDLRNFAVALPVPETDPRLWMPDIQKLLGDMASVLHNYFNVTIIGAIGFAVEDPYLLRESYLAARKALPAAVKERSFVFFTEGEALAQEHLLFDFSESRSEIRRAFEEMDTRALYTIISRMIEIFDGRSDLLVPATDAACNILYMATSLLADGENIVEQIFENEPEGYRAIYQMHTIEEIAGWLIQFRDGCSDILSTRRQSYKEQVVKNVQEYIKRNLGSKLSLNQVADVFNFSPNYLSHLFSKVAKVNYVEYITEIKITAAKEMMVRGEGRIYEISQKLGYESAFYFSKVFKKVTGLSPRDYMQQIESGTEDVRSQ; encoded by the coding sequence TTGATCAAATTATTAATCGCTGATGACGAGGCTCTGGTCTGTATCGGCCTGCAGTCCATGCTGAAATGGGAGCAGTTCAATATTGAAATTGTCGGCATCGCCCACAACGGCGCCCAGGAGGAAGAGATGATCGACACGCTCCGTCCGGACATCGTAATCAGCGATATCAAAATGCCGATTAAGAGCGGCCTCGAGGTAGCCGGCTCGGTACGCAAGAAGTACGGCCGGCTGCCGCTCTTCATTATGCTGACCAGCTATGAAGAATTTCAATACGCCCGCGGCGCGATTGAAGTGCAGGCCACGGATTATCTGGTGAAGCTGGAGCTGACCCCGGAGGCACTGTCCGAATCCATCCGCAGAGCGATTGGCATACTTGAGACTTACCAGGCGATGGAGAGCTACCCGAAGCTGGTCCACCGCGGGAATATCCAGGCCCAGCGCGATAAATTCTTCATCCGCCTGTTCAACAACCTGTTCGAGAACAAGAACCAGTACCTCCTGCAGAAAGAGGATCTGGACCTGGATTTGCCAGGGGCTGCCTATCTGGTCTGCACCTGCCGTATTCTGGGCCCGGATACGGTTCCGCCGCGCGGGGATAAGCTGGTCGCCTTATGCTCCAGCACTGTACAGATGGCTAAGGATACGCTCTCTTCCGTCAGCCCCTGTTATGTAACCAGTCTTGATCTGCGCAATTTCGCTGTGGCCCTGCCTGTCCCGGAGACGGATCCGCGGCTCTGGATGCCGGACATCCAGAAGCTGCTTGGGGACATGGCCTCCGTGCTGCACAACTATTTCAATGTGACGATCATCGGGGCCATCGGCTTCGCCGTCGAAGATCCTTATCTGCTGCGGGAGAGCTATCTTGCCGCCCGGAAGGCGCTTCCGGCTGCGGTTAAAGAGCGCTCCTTCGTCTTCTTCACCGAGGGCGAGGCGCTGGCGCAGGAGCATCTGCTGTTCGATTTCTCCGAATCACGTTCGGAGATCCGCCGGGCTTTTGAAGAGATGGATACCCGGGCCTTATACACCATTATCTCCAGAATGATCGAAATCTTCGACGGCCGGTCCGACCTGCTGGTTCCCGCCACCGATGCCGCCTGCAACATCCTGTATATGGCCACTTCCCTGCTGGCGGACGGGGAGAACATTGTAGAACAGATATTTGAGAATGAACCGGAGGGCTACCGGGCCATTTATCAGATGCATACTATAGAAGAGATCGCCGGCTGGCTGATCCAGTTCCGCGACGGTTGCTCGGACATTCTCTCCACCCGCAGACAGAGCTATAAGGAGCAGGTTGTGAAGAATGTCCAGGAATATATCAAAAGAAATCTCGGCAGCAAGCTCTCGCTCAATCAGGTGGCGGATGTATTCAATTTCAGTCCCAACTATCTGAGCCATCTGTTCTCCAAGGTCGCCAAGGTGAACTATGTAGAGTATATCACAGAGATCAAAATCACCGCCGCCAAGGAAATGATGGTCCGCGGGGAAGGCCGCATCTACGAGATCTCGCAGAAGCTCGGTTACGAGAGCGCCTTTTACTTCAGTAAGGTGTTCAAGAAGGTCACCGGGCTCTCCCCCCGGGACTACATGCAGCAGATCGAATCAGGTACGGAGGATGTGCGGAGTCAATGA
- a CDS encoding ABC transporter substrate-binding protein — MIIQHKRLSALMITLSMTLLLSACGGNTASDNTPAADTAAEGGTVKIKVYAQHFDDDTKGPFDYAVEELKKEMPEVEIELDPAVQDGYQKLKTYAATGNMPDIYFTDWATLQTFAKSKNVELLDDYETTAEYKKNLNPGVESRLVAPDGHVYAYPDTGIEFQLIYYNKTIFDKVGIATPIKTIDELAAAAVKLNAAGYVPMSIFAKEKWISAAFYNGLVTREESQGFGALGEQGMTELPQPFVTAAEQLEQLQQAKLFDANATNTNYDQASSQFYQGKSAMFVNGQWEIYSAAEKLGDQVDWMYWPAKDEATYEASKYYIDGAGAPQGYAVSPASANKETAVKVAAFLAAKSAEYKYTQLGSPIISPKTDKPIASDVPVMMQRVANELLPNAKEYAKLLSNTQIQNAINDNAQNMLVDGFTTDKFTENLNRTLEKENK, encoded by the coding sequence ATGATCATTCAGCACAAACGTTTAAGCGCACTAATGATAACGCTTTCCATGACACTCCTGCTGTCTGCCTGCGGCGGCAACACCGCTTCAGACAACACTCCGGCTGCGGACACAGCGGCAGAGGGCGGTACAGTCAAAATAAAGGTATACGCCCAGCATTTTGACGATGATACCAAGGGGCCTTTCGATTATGCGGTGGAAGAGCTGAAGAAGGAAATGCCTGAGGTGGAGATTGAGCTTGATCCTGCGGTGCAGGATGGTTATCAGAAGCTTAAAACTTATGCCGCTACAGGGAACATGCCGGATATATATTTCACAGACTGGGCCACCCTGCAGACCTTTGCCAAATCGAAAAATGTAGAGCTTCTGGATGACTATGAGACTACTGCGGAGTACAAGAAAAATCTTAATCCGGGTGTAGAATCGCGCCTGGTTGCACCGGACGGACATGTATACGCCTATCCTGATACCGGCATCGAGTTCCAGCTGATCTACTATAACAAAACCATCTTCGATAAGGTTGGTATTGCCACACCGATCAAGACGATTGATGAGCTGGCAGCTGCTGCTGTGAAATTAAACGCAGCAGGGTATGTGCCCATGTCGATTTTCGCCAAGGAAAAGTGGATCAGCGCCGCCTTCTATAACGGTCTCGTGACCCGTGAAGAGTCTCAGGGCTTCGGCGCACTGGGTGAACAGGGAATGACAGAGCTGCCGCAGCCGTTCGTTACCGCAGCAGAGCAGCTGGAACAGCTTCAGCAGGCTAAACTCTTCGACGCCAACGCTACGAACACGAACTATGATCAGGCTTCCTCGCAGTTCTATCAAGGCAAGTCCGCGATGTTCGTTAACGGCCAATGGGAAATCTACAGCGCAGCGGAGAAGCTCGGCGACCAGGTAGACTGGATGTATTGGCCGGCCAAGGACGAAGCGACTTATGAAGCGTCCAAATATTATATCGATGGTGCAGGGGCACCGCAGGGTTATGCCGTATCTCCGGCTAGTGCCAACAAAGAAACGGCAGTTAAGGTAGCAGCATTCCTGGCAGCGAAATCAGCCGAGTATAAATATACGCAGCTGGGCAGCCCGATAATTTCACCAAAAACCGACAAGCCGATCGCTTCAGACGTACCTGTTATGATGCAGCGGGTTGCCAATGAACTGCTGCCTAACGCCAAGGAATACGCTAAGCTGCTGAGCAATACACAAATTCAGAATGCGATCAATGACAATGCACAGAACATGCTGGTGGACGGCTTCACTACAGATAAGTTCACAGAGAACTTGAACCGTACGCTGGAGAAGGAAAATAAGTAG
- a CDS encoding response regulator transcription factor — translation MYKVMIVDDEPLFRDYLRLKMDWQRHGFRVCCEARDGQEALLEAEKHQPHLALVDINMPFMDGIELAGKLKDRFERIVIVFVSGHNEFEYLQKAVRTGVQDYLLKPFNEEEMLEMLTRVRTKLPRLSTDRDAGELAAEGSGTAAVQSGQEAADLSSIRDAIVLGLRMRDGDILEEVRKAIRQLRGSKWGDEYPDAMMMGLLSLVLTFAGERGFPFHRVWNNDEDKAPYDRLKECGSWDKAEEWLIGLYRRVIQLTEDVKPTKASSLFAAAISYIEQHYADENLSAEQVAGGVYVDSSYLRRVFRKESGYSIVDHITHIRMKRARVLLLEGNRKLADISESVGYADPNYFSKSFKKRFGVTPTEYEQLVKK, via the coding sequence ATGTACAAGGTGATGATTGTTGATGACGAGCCGCTGTTCCGCGATTATCTGCGGCTTAAGATGGACTGGCAGCGGCACGGGTTCCGCGTATGCTGTGAAGCGAGGGACGGCCAGGAAGCGCTGCTTGAAGCGGAGAAGCATCAGCCCCATCTGGCGCTTGTCGATATTAATATGCCGTTTATGGACGGCATTGAGCTGGCGGGCAAGCTGAAGGACCGCTTCGAGCGGATTGTCATTGTATTTGTTTCGGGACATAACGAATTTGAATATTTGCAGAAGGCGGTGCGGACGGGCGTGCAGGATTATCTGCTGAAGCCGTTCAACGAAGAGGAAATGCTGGAGATGCTGACCCGTGTCCGGACGAAGCTGCCCCGCCTGTCCACCGACCGGGATGCCGGAGAATTGGCGGCGGAAGGAAGCGGTACGGCGGCGGTCCAGTCCGGACAAGAGGCGGCAGATCTCAGCTCCATCCGTGATGCCATTGTGCTGGGACTGCGGATGAGGGACGGTGATATCCTTGAGGAGGTGCGCAAGGCCATCCGCCAGCTCCGCGGCAGCAAGTGGGGGGACGAATATCCTGATGCGATGATGATGGGGCTGCTCTCACTTGTGTTAACCTTCGCTGGTGAACGCGGATTTCCTTTTCACAGGGTATGGAATAACGATGAGGATAAGGCACCGTATGACAGGCTGAAGGAATGCGGCTCCTGGGATAAGGCTGAGGAATGGCTTATCGGCCTGTACCGCAGGGTGATTCAACTGACGGAGGATGTGAAGCCGACCAAGGCATCGAGCCTGTTCGCCGCAGCGATCAGCTATATTGAACAGCATTACGCGGACGAGAATCTGTCGGCCGAACAGGTGGCAGGCGGCGTATATGTGGATTCCAGCTATCTGCGCCGTGTCTTCCGCAAGGAGTCCGGTTATTCGATTGTCGACCATATTACCCATATCCGGATGAAGAGAGCACGGGTACTGCTGCTGGAAGGCAACCGTAAGCTGGCTGATATTTCGGAGAGTGTCGGATACGCAGATCCCAATTATTTCAGCAAAAGCTTCAAAAAGCGTTTCGGTGTGACACCGACGGAATACGAGCAGCTGGTCAAAAAATAA
- a CDS encoding sensor histidine kinase produces the protein MDKGVFTTVRKSTIKSRIILLMAVFALLIASLLSFFSYELITYYQRKTTIQATEFNLQLVSHIIEQDLINLSALAMTCSTNSSTNILITNYFASKNPSSKEAVNVFNSMQQEFLNNRSNSYARRLIVTDNNGKFLQVDNTGTSVPLTIHNIGHIAGLNAVAEEQWDQVIKDPLSNTNGIPFVFPIYGKGAVRVGTVYMLANTSVITDKLKGYSLPKNSRLLLTLGNHHYQLTGDQVTAITEPYEPVAYTNDKPVGPQTELSMVKLTDDKESHIVVSYPVRSGVILSQTLSNDQFAPKANIWILVMIGVVLLVIVLSAIITLYLTRTISLPVEKLKKRIDKIAQGNFLIDRNIEWKSELGDVGRGINRLSQDIVALMDSRLADEKQKQELEYRMLQSQINPHFLYNTLNSIKWMATIQNATGIAEMTTSLSRLLRSIAKDNRRLMPLKDELSLLDDYFLIQKYRYGSTVTMVKEIENEELLTGLIPRFTLQPLVENAIFHGIEPKGRGDIVITVSKSGFADILVTIEDNGVGMKEEQISTILSVPEDESKGMLENVGLRSVNERLQLAFGGNYGLSIESELGQYTIMKLLLPFLQRE, from the coding sequence ATGGACAAAGGAGTGTTCACGACGGTAAGAAAATCTACTATTAAAAGCCGCATCATTCTGCTCATGGCCGTCTTCGCACTGCTGATCGCGTCGCTGCTGTCTTTTTTCAGCTATGAATTGATTACTTATTATCAGCGTAAAACAACCATCCAGGCGACCGAGTTCAATCTGCAGCTGGTTTCCCATATTATTGAACAGGATCTGATTAATCTATCTGCCCTGGCCATGACCTGCAGTACCAACTCGTCCACCAATATCCTGATCACGAACTATTTCGCGTCCAAGAACCCCAGCTCCAAGGAAGCTGTGAATGTCTTCAACTCGATGCAGCAGGAATTCCTGAATAACCGCTCGAACAGCTATGCACGCCGCCTGATTGTTACGGATAACAACGGAAAGTTCCTGCAGGTGGATAACACTGGCACCTCCGTTCCCCTTACCATACACAATATCGGTCATATCGCCGGCCTTAATGCAGTTGCTGAGGAGCAGTGGGATCAGGTAATCAAGGACCCGCTCTCCAACACGAATGGAATCCCGTTTGTGTTTCCGATTTACGGCAAAGGGGCTGTACGGGTTGGAACGGTATATATGTTAGCCAATACCTCTGTTATAACCGACAAGCTGAAGGGATACTCTCTGCCTAAAAATTCCCGGCTGCTGCTGACGCTCGGCAATCATCATTATCAGCTCACCGGTGATCAGGTCACTGCCATTACAGAACCTTATGAACCGGTGGCCTATACCAATGACAAGCCTGTCGGCCCGCAGACCGAGCTGTCTATGGTGAAGCTTACGGATGATAAAGAAAGCCATATTGTGGTATCTTATCCCGTACGCAGCGGAGTCATTCTGTCCCAGACTTTATCGAATGACCAGTTCGCGCCTAAGGCAAATATATGGATTCTGGTCATGATCGGCGTCGTCCTCCTGGTCATTGTCTTAAGCGCTATCATTACACTGTATTTGACCCGTACCATCAGTCTTCCGGTAGAGAAGCTCAAGAAGCGCATCGATAAGATTGCCCAGGGCAATTTCCTGATTGACCGCAATATTGAGTGGAAAAGCGAGCTCGGCGACGTCGGACGCGGTATCAACCGCCTGTCCCAGGACATCGTGGCCCTCATGGACAGCCGGCTCGCCGACGAGAAACAGAAGCAGGAGCTGGAATACCGGATGCTGCAGAGTCAGATCAATCCGCATTTCTTGTATAACACCCTGAATTCGATCAAATGGATGGCCACGATCCAGAATGCTACAGGTATTGCGGAGATGACGACTTCACTGTCCAGACTGCTCCGCAGCATCGCCAAGGATAACCGGCGGCTGATGCCGCTGAAGGATGAGCTGAGCCTGCTGGATGACTATTTCCTGATTCAGAAATACCGCTATGGCAGCACGGTCACCATGGTCAAGGAAATTGAGAATGAAGAGCTGCTCACCGGCCTGATTCCGCGGTTCACCCTGCAGCCGCTGGTGGAGAACGCGATCTTCCATGGCATTGAGCCCAAGGGCAGAGGCGATATTGTCATCACGGTGTCCAAAAGCGGATTCGCCGATATCCTGGTCACCATCGAAGACAATGGTGTCGGCATGAAAGAAGAGCAAATCTCCACGATCCTATCCGTTCCTGAGGACGAATCCAAGGGAATGCTGGAGAATGTCGGACTGCGCAGCGTAAATGAACGCCTGCAGCTGGCTTTTGGCGGGAATTACGGCTTGTCTATTGAGAGTGAACTTGGACAATATACCATCATGAAGCTGCTGCTGCCCTTCCTGCAGAGGGAGTAG